The Vicia villosa cultivar HV-30 ecotype Madison, WI linkage group LG1, Vvil1.0, whole genome shotgun sequence genome includes a region encoding these proteins:
- the LOC131611932 gene encoding acireductone dioxygenase 1-like, which produces MAIQAWLMDDSNEDPRLPHLGNPSQFVSLNQLAELGVLYWKLNPNEYENDQELKNIREARGYNYMDVLDLCPEKVENYEEKLKNFYTEHIHEDEEIRYCLEGSGYFDIRDKGDGWIRILIKAGDLIILPAGIYHRFTLDTTNYVKLMRLFKGEPVWTAYNRPQEDNPARKEYIKGFFTEKIGVPLAAH; this is translated from the exons ATGGCGATTCAG GCATGGTTGATGGATGATAGCAATGAAGATCCCAGGCTTCCTCACCTTGGCAACCCCAGTCAATTTGTTTCCTTGAATCAATTAGCAGAATTGGGGGTTTTATACTGGAAACTGAACCCTAACGAGTATGAAAATGATCAAGAATTGAAAAATATTAGGGAAGCTAGAGGATACAATTACATG GATGTGCTTGATTTATGTCCCGAGAAAGTTGAAAACTATGAAGAGAAGTTGAAGAACTTCTACACTGAGCATATTCATGAGGATGAAGAGATTCGTTATTGTTTGGAGGGGAGTGGATACTTTGATATTCGAGACAAAGGCGATGGCTGGATTCGTATTTTGATCAAGGCTGGTGACCTTATCATCTTACCGGCCGGAATCTACCACCGGTTCACTCTTGACACAACTAACTATGTGAAG TTGATGAGGTTGTTTAAGGGGGAGCCAGTGTGGACAGCTTATAATCGACCACAGGAAGATAACCCTGCTAGAAAGGAATACATTAAGGGCTTCTTCACTGAGAAAATCGGAGTGCCGCTTGCAGCTCATTAG
- the LOC131643492 gene encoding protein TIFY 4B-like isoform X2 — protein sequence MNAGGATVIRSILDKPLNQLTEDDISQLTREDCRRFLKDKGMRRPSWNKSQAIQQVISLKALLEPTDDDSPAPVSSAIHRHHHHHVQPPQGNLSEATVKGSDPDEIGVWAVEDVQMSISPVADKPNETNDAPAGGCAPSGSFGQMTIFYCGKVNVYDGVSPDKAQSIMQLAASPSTFPQDNPLNKNAAVWASCSIPIDKDALFPTNTTILQVSQTDKMVEYPLQYREKGSTPRDADVEGQASRKVSLQRYLEKRKDRGRPKGKKLTGITSSNFEMYLNLPVKVHASNGNSSRSSTDSPPQTRLPLVSSGSADNQPKVALPIDLNDKDVQEC from the exons ATGAACGCCGGCGGAGCCACCGTCATCCGATCCATCCTCGATAAACCTCTCAACCAGCTCACCGAAGATGACATTTCTCAACTCACCCGCGAAGACTGTCGCAGATTCCTCAAAGATAaag GGATGCGCAGGCCTTCCTGGAACAAATCTCAGGCGATCCAGCAGGTTATTTCACTCAAAGCGCTTCTTGAACCTACCGACGATGATTCTCCCGCGCCTGTTTCCTCCGCCATACACCGCCATCATCACCACCACGTTCAACCTCCTCAA GGGAATTTGAGTGAAGCTACGGTGAAGGGTTCGGATCCCGATGAGATCGGTGTTTGGGCTGTGGAAGATGTTCAGATGTCCATTTCACCTGTTGCAGATAAACCTAATGAAACAAATGATGCTCCTGCCGG AGGGTGCGCGCCTAGTGGGTCATTTGGGCAAATGACAATTTTCTACTGTGGTAAGGTGAATGTCTATGATGGAGTCTCACCGGATAAG GCACAGTCAATCATGCAACTGGCTGCAAGTCCGTCCACGTTTCCCCAGGACAATCCTTTAAATAAAAATGCAGCAGTTTGGGCTTCTTGCAGCATACCAATTGATAAGGACGCCCTCTTCCCCACTAACACAACAATCCTTCAAGTTTCTCAAACAG ATAAGATGGTCGAATATCCTCTACAATACAGGGAGAAAGGGAGCACGCCTCGAGATGCTG ATGTAGAGGGTCAGGCAAGCAGAAAAGTGTCGCTGCAGCGATATCTTGAAAAGCGAAAGGACAG GGGAAGACCAAAGGGAAAGAAACTGACTGGCATAACTTCATCTAACTTTGAGATGTATTTGAACCTTCCAGTGAAAGTCCACGCCTCAAATGGGAACTCAAGTCGTAGTAGCACTGACTCTCCACCACAGACTAGACTGCCTCTAGTTTCCAGTGGCTCAGCTGACAACCAGCCAAAAGTCGCCCTTCCTATTGATCTGAATGATAAAG ATGTTCAAGAATGCTAA
- the LOC131611944 gene encoding uncharacterized protein LOC131611944 isoform X2 yields MEEVKETGETNGLVGVLGEVDSDQVLDKSTEAWSQFARRISGEWDGFGADFSNQGSTIELPEYVVPEAYREWEVKVFDWQTQCPTLANPEDHVLEYRSVQLLPTVGCEADAATVYSSDERKVGGENSGVSTFAYQSSGSYVAVWKNKDDLIELEYCLINPQDFESRVRIIQRIHVSNNTEMKLQSVRVYREQWYGPFRNGDQLGGCAIRDSAFASTAPTIASDIAGIWQGSKAVTTFGTTNSEIFRELLDDGLQKSVRDGENNVLLPKQLWCSLKQNKDGETITEAGWLLDQGQAITSSCLFSGTTKLKEISIALETKALE; encoded by the exons ATGGAAGAAGTGAAAGAAACCGGAGAAACTAATGGCCTCGTAGGTGTACTGGGTGAAGTTGATTCTGATCAA GTGCTTGACAAAAGTACTGAAGCTTGGTCGCAATTCGCCAGAAGAATATCTGGTGAGTGGGATGGATTTGGGGCAGACTTTAGTAATCAAGGGAGCACAATTGAACTTCCAGAGTATGTGGTGCCCGAAGCATACCGAGAGTGGGAGGTCAAAGTATTTGATTGGCAGACTCAATGTCCCACTCTTGCTAACCCAGAGGATCATGTTCTTGAGTACAGGTCCGTTCAGTTACTTCCCACGGTTGGGTGTGAGGCCGATGCTGCTACGGTATACAGTTCGGATGAGAGAAAAGTGGGTGGTGAAAATAGTGGAGTTTCCACTTTTGCTTACCAATCGAGTGGCTCTTATGTTGCTGTTTGGAAAAACAAGGATGACTTAATAGAGTTGGAATACTGCTTGATCAATCCTCAAGATTTTGAATCTCGGGTTAGGATTATTCAGCGTATCCATGTTTCGAATAATACAGAGATGAAGCTACAGAGTGTAAGAGTATATCGCGAGCAGTGGTATGGACCATTCAGAAACGGCGATCAACTGGGAGGTTGTGCCATTCGCGATTCTGCTTTTGCTTCTACAGCACCTACGATTGCTTCAGATATTGCTGGTATCTGGCAGGGTTCTAAAGCTGTCACAACGTTTGGCACTACAAATTCC GAGATTTTTCGAGAGCTTTTAGACGACGGACTGCAGAAGTCTGTTAGAGATGGAGAAAACAATGTATTACTTCCAAAGCAGCTGTGGTGTTCTCTTAAACAAAACAAGGATGGCGAAACTATAACCGAAGCGGGATGGCTTTTAGATCAAGGGCAGGCAATCACATCAAGTTGCTTATTCTCAGGCACCACAAAGCTGAAG GAAATATCAATAGCATTAGAAACTAAAGCCTTGGAATAA
- the LOC131611944 gene encoding uncharacterized protein LOC131611944 isoform X1 — protein MASFSVTVTTSPSPFIPQRRRFSNFSSSTHQLQGSPLQNKKIRVFSLLNFRPFSFNLRKRRTLMCAANQGAMEEVKETGETNGLVGVLGEVDSDQVLDKSTEAWSQFARRISGEWDGFGADFSNQGSTIELPEYVVPEAYREWEVKVFDWQTQCPTLANPEDHVLEYRSVQLLPTVGCEADAATVYSSDERKVGGENSGVSTFAYQSSGSYVAVWKNKDDLIELEYCLINPQDFESRVRIIQRIHVSNNTEMKLQSVRVYREQWYGPFRNGDQLGGCAIRDSAFASTAPTIASDIAGIWQGSKAVTTFGTTNSEIFRELLDDGLQKSVRDGENNVLLPKQLWCSLKQNKDGETITEAGWLLDQGQAITSSCLFSGTTKLKEISIALETKALE, from the exons ATGGCCTCATTCTCTGTAACCGTCACCACTTCACCTTCACCATTCATTCCTCAACGACGTCGTTTCTCCAACTTCTCATCCTCTACTCATCAACTACAA GGTTCACCACTGCAAAataagaaaattagggttttctcattACTGAATTTCAGACCATTTTCTTTCAATTTGAGGAAGAG GAGAACTTTGATGTGTGCAGCCAATCAAGGTGCAATGGAAGAAGTGAAAGAAACCGGAGAAACTAATGGCCTCGTAGGTGTACTGGGTGAAGTTGATTCTGATCAA GTGCTTGACAAAAGTACTGAAGCTTGGTCGCAATTCGCCAGAAGAATATCTGGTGAGTGGGATGGATTTGGGGCAGACTTTAGTAATCAAGGGAGCACAATTGAACTTCCAGAGTATGTGGTGCCCGAAGCATACCGAGAGTGGGAGGTCAAAGTATTTGATTGGCAGACTCAATGTCCCACTCTTGCTAACCCAGAGGATCATGTTCTTGAGTACAGGTCCGTTCAGTTACTTCCCACGGTTGGGTGTGAGGCCGATGCTGCTACGGTATACAGTTCGGATGAGAGAAAAGTGGGTGGTGAAAATAGTGGAGTTTCCACTTTTGCTTACCAATCGAGTGGCTCTTATGTTGCTGTTTGGAAAAACAAGGATGACTTAATAGAGTTGGAATACTGCTTGATCAATCCTCAAGATTTTGAATCTCGGGTTAGGATTATTCAGCGTATCCATGTTTCGAATAATACAGAGATGAAGCTACAGAGTGTAAGAGTATATCGCGAGCAGTGGTATGGACCATTCAGAAACGGCGATCAACTGGGAGGTTGTGCCATTCGCGATTCTGCTTTTGCTTCTACAGCACCTACGATTGCTTCAGATATTGCTGGTATCTGGCAGGGTTCTAAAGCTGTCACAACGTTTGGCACTACAAATTCC GAGATTTTTCGAGAGCTTTTAGACGACGGACTGCAGAAGTCTGTTAGAGATGGAGAAAACAATGTATTACTTCCAAAGCAGCTGTGGTGTTCTCTTAAACAAAACAAGGATGGCGAAACTATAACCGAAGCGGGATGGCTTTTAGATCAAGGGCAGGCAATCACATCAAGTTGCTTATTCTCAGGCACCACAAAGCTGAAG GAAATATCAATAGCATTAGAAACTAAAGCCTTGGAATAA
- the LOC131643492 gene encoding protein TIFY 4B-like isoform X1, translating to MNAGGATVIRSILDKPLNQLTEDDISQLTREDCRRFLKDKGMRRPSWNKSQAIQQVISLKALLEPTDDDSPAPVSSAIHRHHHHHVQPPQGNLSEATVKGSDPDEIGVWAVEDVQMSISPVADKPNETNDAPAGGCAPSGSFGQMTIFYCGKVNVYDGVSPDKAQSIMQLAASPSTFPQDNPLNKNAAVWASCSIPIDKDALFPTNTTILQVSQTDKMVEYPLQYREKGSTPRDADVEGQASRKVSLQRYLEKRKDRGRPKGKKLTGITSSNFEMYLNLPVKVHASNGNSSRSSTDSPPQTRLPLVSSGSADNQPKVALPIDLNDKVLLEER from the exons ATGAACGCCGGCGGAGCCACCGTCATCCGATCCATCCTCGATAAACCTCTCAACCAGCTCACCGAAGATGACATTTCTCAACTCACCCGCGAAGACTGTCGCAGATTCCTCAAAGATAaag GGATGCGCAGGCCTTCCTGGAACAAATCTCAGGCGATCCAGCAGGTTATTTCACTCAAAGCGCTTCTTGAACCTACCGACGATGATTCTCCCGCGCCTGTTTCCTCCGCCATACACCGCCATCATCACCACCACGTTCAACCTCCTCAA GGGAATTTGAGTGAAGCTACGGTGAAGGGTTCGGATCCCGATGAGATCGGTGTTTGGGCTGTGGAAGATGTTCAGATGTCCATTTCACCTGTTGCAGATAAACCTAATGAAACAAATGATGCTCCTGCCGG AGGGTGCGCGCCTAGTGGGTCATTTGGGCAAATGACAATTTTCTACTGTGGTAAGGTGAATGTCTATGATGGAGTCTCACCGGATAAG GCACAGTCAATCATGCAACTGGCTGCAAGTCCGTCCACGTTTCCCCAGGACAATCCTTTAAATAAAAATGCAGCAGTTTGGGCTTCTTGCAGCATACCAATTGATAAGGACGCCCTCTTCCCCACTAACACAACAATCCTTCAAGTTTCTCAAACAG ATAAGATGGTCGAATATCCTCTACAATACAGGGAGAAAGGGAGCACGCCTCGAGATGCTG ATGTAGAGGGTCAGGCAAGCAGAAAAGTGTCGCTGCAGCGATATCTTGAAAAGCGAAAGGACAG GGGAAGACCAAAGGGAAAGAAACTGACTGGCATAACTTCATCTAACTTTGAGATGTATTTGAACCTTCCAGTGAAAGTCCACGCCTCAAATGGGAACTCAAGTCGTAGTAGCACTGACTCTCCACCACAGACTAGACTGCCTCTAGTTTCCAGTGGCTCAGCTGACAACCAGCCAAAAGTCGCCCTTCCTATTGATCTGAATGATAAAG TGTTACTCGAAGAAAGATGA
- the LOC131643492 gene encoding protein TIFY 4A-like isoform X3: protein MNAGGATVIRSILDKPLNQLTEDDISQLTREDCRRFLKDKGMRRPSWNKSQAIQQVISLKALLEPTDDDSPAPVSSAIHRHHHHHVQPPQGNLSEATVKGSDPDEIGVWAVEDVQMSISPVADKPNETNDAPAGGCAPSGSFGQMTIFYCGKVNVYDGVSPDKAQSIMQLAASPSTFPQDNPLNKNAAVWASCSIPIDKDALFPTNTTILQVSQTDKMVEYPLQYREKGSTPRDAEGQASRKVSLQRYLEKRKDRGRPKGKKLTGITSSNFEMYLNLPVKVHASNGNSSRSSTDSPPQTRLPLVSSGSADNQPKVALPIDLNDKVLLEER from the exons ATGAACGCCGGCGGAGCCACCGTCATCCGATCCATCCTCGATAAACCTCTCAACCAGCTCACCGAAGATGACATTTCTCAACTCACCCGCGAAGACTGTCGCAGATTCCTCAAAGATAaag GGATGCGCAGGCCTTCCTGGAACAAATCTCAGGCGATCCAGCAGGTTATTTCACTCAAAGCGCTTCTTGAACCTACCGACGATGATTCTCCCGCGCCTGTTTCCTCCGCCATACACCGCCATCATCACCACCACGTTCAACCTCCTCAA GGGAATTTGAGTGAAGCTACGGTGAAGGGTTCGGATCCCGATGAGATCGGTGTTTGGGCTGTGGAAGATGTTCAGATGTCCATTTCACCTGTTGCAGATAAACCTAATGAAACAAATGATGCTCCTGCCGG AGGGTGCGCGCCTAGTGGGTCATTTGGGCAAATGACAATTTTCTACTGTGGTAAGGTGAATGTCTATGATGGAGTCTCACCGGATAAG GCACAGTCAATCATGCAACTGGCTGCAAGTCCGTCCACGTTTCCCCAGGACAATCCTTTAAATAAAAATGCAGCAGTTTGGGCTTCTTGCAGCATACCAATTGATAAGGACGCCCTCTTCCCCACTAACACAACAATCCTTCAAGTTTCTCAAACAG ATAAGATGGTCGAATATCCTCTACAATACAGGGAGAAAGGGAGCACGCCTCGAGATGCTG AGGGTCAGGCAAGCAGAAAAGTGTCGCTGCAGCGATATCTTGAAAAGCGAAAGGACAG GGGAAGACCAAAGGGAAAGAAACTGACTGGCATAACTTCATCTAACTTTGAGATGTATTTGAACCTTCCAGTGAAAGTCCACGCCTCAAATGGGAACTCAAGTCGTAGTAGCACTGACTCTCCACCACAGACTAGACTGCCTCTAGTTTCCAGTGGCTCAGCTGACAACCAGCCAAAAGTCGCCCTTCCTATTGATCTGAATGATAAAG TGTTACTCGAAGAAAGATGA